CATGGAGATGGTCAGATGCATGCTCAAGTCAAAACAAATGCCTAAAGAGTTTTGGGCAGAAGCAGTCGCAACAGCAGTTCATATTTTAAACAGGTGTCCAACAAAAAGTGTTCGTGATAAAACTCCAGAGGAAGCTTGGAGTGGAAAGCGGCCTTCCATTCATCATTTCAGAGTCTTTGGGTGTATTGCTTATGCCCACGTACCAGATCAATTAAGGAAGAAGTTAGATGACAAAGGCGAGAAGTGTATCTTTATTGGCTATAGCACAGACTCAAAAGCATACAAGTTGTACAATccagaaacaaagaaagtaatCATCAGCAGAGACGTGACGTTTGACGAGAAAGACATGTGGGATTGGAACACAAAGATAGAAAAGCAGCGGACTATAATTCCAAATACAtgtgatgatgaagaagaaagacAACCGGATGCAACCGAACAACCAGAATCATCTAGAAGACCTCAAAGAGAGCGGATACTACCTGCTAGATTAGCAGATTATGAAGTTGGCAATGACAACGATCCGTCTGATGAAGAAATCATAAATTTTGCTCTATTTTCAGATTGTGAGCCGTTGAACTTTGAAGAAGCATTTAAAGACaacaattggaagaaagcaatgGATGAGGAGATTCATGCCATTGAGAAGAATGACACATGGGAGCTGACAGATTTACCAACAGATAAGAAGCCGATTGGAGTAAAGTGGGTTTACAAGACTAAGTACAAACCCAATGGTGAAGTTGATCGTTTCAAAGCAAGATTAGTTGCAAAGGGATACAAACAAAAACCAGGTATCGACTACTTTGAAGTATTTGCTCCTGTTGCTAGATTAGACACTATTCGTATGATTATTTCACTCTCGGCTCAAAATAAGTGGAAGATacatcaaatggatgttaagtcTGCATTTCTAAATGGCACTTTAGAAGAAGAAGCGTATGTTGAGCAACCTGCAGGATATGAAGTTCTTGGAAAAGaagataaaatttataaattgaaGAAAGCTTTGTACGGCTTAAAGCAAGCACCAAGAGCATGGTACAAGAAGATTGATTCTTATTTCATTGAGAATGGTTTTAGAAGATGTCCGTTTGAGCATACTCTTTATATCAAGTTCGTTGAACCTGGAGATATCTTGATCGTGTGTCTTTATGTTGATGATTTGATCTTTATTGGGAACAATTTGAAGGTTATTGTAGAATTCAGGGAGGCTATGATAAAGCACTTTGAAATGACAGATATGGGCTTGATGTCTTACTTTCTTGGCATTGAAGTGGTTCAAAGAGATGATGGAATTTTCATTTCTCAAAAGAAATATGCAAATGATATTTTGAAGAAATTTCAGATGGAGCATTCAAAGCCAGTTTCTACTCTAGTCGAAGAGAAGTTCAAGTTGCTGAGAGAAGATAAAGGAAGAACAGTGAATTCTACATATTACAAAAGCTTGATTGGAAGTCTAAGACACTTAACTACAACTAGACCAGATATTGTATTTGGAGTTGGTTTGCTTAGCAGATTTATGGAGGAGCCTTGTACCAACCATTTGCAAGCGACAAAAAGAATTCTTCGATATATCAAAGGTACTTTAAATGATGGTATTTATTATGAAAATACTACTGAAGTGAATCTTGTCGGTTACACTGATAGTGATTGGGCTGGAGATAtagaaacaagaaaaagtacTTCAGGGTTCGTATTTCATCTTGGTTCTGGTGCAATTTCTCGTTCCTCAAAGAAACAACCAGTAGTGGCTCTCTCTACAGCAGAAGCAGAATATATAGCAGCATCAAGTTGTGCAACACAAGCAGTTTGGCAAAGAAGAATTCTTGAGGAATTGAACGAGAAACAAAATACTCCAACAACAATATTTTGCGATAACAAGTCAGCTATTGCACTTTGCAAAAATCCAGTATTCCATAGAAGATCGAAGCATATTGATATTCGATTTCACAAAATCAGAGAGTTGGTGAATGAAAAAGAAGTTGTGATCGAGTACTGTCCAACTGAAGAACAAGTTGCAAATATCTTTACAAAGCCATTGAAGACAGAgttattttacaaattgaagAAGATGCTTGGAATGATTAATTCTACAAGCTTGATTTAAGGGAGGCAATGTTAATTCATTATAAATCAACTTGTATCACTAGAATTTTCATGAAGAGTTTTTGAAGTCAAAATGGTCAAAGAAGAAGCAAAGTTTTAGTTGAATACAATAATCATCAATTTGCTAGATATTGCTAGAAGCTAACATATTGGAAGCTTGAAGATTTTTGAAGAACATTCAAGAGAATAGTACAATTACAACATTCTACAACATTgaagaaattcaaaatcaaattgatttgAAATTGAAGACCAAGCTACCTAAATTAGAAGATTATAgaaattacataaatataagTTGAAGGAAGATTCATGAAGACAACTCATAGCATGGTAGTCATTACAAAATTGATTTGTGattcataaattattattttagtaggAAGCattgcctatataaaggcacATATGCCTTGTGTATTGTATATGTGTTCCATAATGAAAATGagtatattttgaaattttctcCTTTGTTTTATGAGTGTTAGTGAGTTTGAAAGATAAAAATATGATAGCGTCATTTATATGAGTAAGTGATCTTAGGGTCAATTGAAATGTGGGTATTATATTTACATTTATATTCTTCTAAttcaaacaaaatattaaataaaacttaacatcATTGACAAATTAGTCTTTAATCTATcgaaataaaaaatagcacgagaacaaaaagaaaaagagatagCAATGAGAATTTTCTTACTTGCTTTAGTGCGAACTTGGCTTACGAATTTATTGCTTTGGCAGAATCCTGGGATATCTTGATGGACATTGACTTAGTCTTGAGTCTCCACTTTGTTAACCTTATTATAGAGGTGGATTCTCTTGCTGCAGTTAAACTTTGTTTTCAGGAAGGGGTTGGGTGGCATTCTTTTAAGGCTCTTGTCTTGATAATCAAAAATAAGTATAGCAAATTAAGATTtaatttggtaaaattttttgaagaattttttaaaaatataaatattttattttgtgtttgataaataaaaaaaaattatgtgtttatacttgtattttttaaaaaattatgatacttttaaaagtaattaagataaaattttttaaagttagtttgtatttttaaaattttaaaagtctaatataatctcatatattaactaatttttaaatataacggttaaatttatattttttatagtacttttaaattttaaaagttattttattaaacGTAATTGTTATTTCTGGTGTTTACTAAAAgtcatttttaatttgatatacCAAATATAAATATTACACTTTTTAGAAGACtatattttaaaagttaatttttataaactacttttaaaaagtaaaaattttaccaaactaagtctaaataactgaaacttgaACCATCAATACCGAGAGATTAATTCGTGCGCTGACGGTCTCGCCAACTTTAGTCACCGTGTATTGTTTGGTTGTCATATTTTTTAGAGAAAGTCTAAAGGATcagtacttttattaaaatttggctAGCACTTAATCAACAAAAAAAGAGTTAATAATCtcatactattaaaaatattaataattattaattaatgactataaatcacaaaatctatTAGTCCTTAGCActcttctatttttcattctttacCTTCGAttatttctctttattttcttgttgaCTATATAGGCACTTACTCCTTGAGGATAATTGCCTTTTATGAGATGCTGCGGGGTCAACCTGTTCCCTGAGAAGGGGTCCGTATAAGGATATTTGTCAGCTTCAAATTAGAGAGCCACAAGTCAAGAAAAAGATTATTAGCGACTTGTCAATGGATGTAGGGAATTGCAGAATAATCCGATTTTGAAAGAATGCTTTGATAACTAGTGGTGTCTTGAAAGAAATGTTTCCAAGACTTTTTTTTCGGTCTCAAACCTTAAAGGATCTGTTATAGAAGACTGTGGGTTTTGGGATGGGTTAGAGTGGATATGGAGTTTCTGGTGGATGAGGGAGTTGTTTCAATGGGAGTTAGCACTTTTAAACCAACTTCATGTCATCTTACGTTCAGTTAAGCTAACAATTGAGAGAGAGGATCGGGTGGTTTGGAAATTTGATAGAAGTGGTATTTTTTCTATTAACTCCTTTGTGCAGGTGATGCATGAAGCAGTACTCCCGGAGAAAATAATAAGCTATAGTTTCACAAGTGCTATTTGGAGAGGTTTCGTCCCACCAAGGGTCGAATTGTTTTCTTGGTTTGTTTTGATTGAGAGGGTGAATACTAAGGAAAGATTGTGCAGATTAGGTGTCATAGACCAGCTTGATAATATGTGTGCTTTGTGCTGTAAGTCTGTGAAATCTGCTTTTCATCTGTTTCTTGGTTGTGAGTTCACTTGGTAGGTGTGGTGTGCTTGACTGTTCGCTCTGGAGAGAGAATGGTCCATTCCAGGTACACTGAAGCAACATTTTGAGAGTTGGACAAATGTTTCATAAAAAAAGTATGAGAGGAAGCGGTGGTTGATTGGTTTCTTTACTGTAATTTGGGCAATTTGGCTTGAGAAGAATGATAGAGTATTCCGTAATCAAGGCTCAGGTGTAGTGAAAATCATTAACAGGTCCTTTGTGCTATCGGACGAATGGATTGGTAGTACTACTCTTGATTGTTGATGATAATATCGAAGATGACTAGGGATTACTTTAACTCGTTGGGTTGTTAAtgatgtttttatttttagttgtacTTATGTTTTTATTCCTGTTTACACCACCGGTAGTGTAGAgctttttcattaaaaaaaaaattattaacaaacTATGTCAGCCATTATTATTTTCGTGGAGTAATCTATTTAATTTCAACCAATCTAATATTTTTACGGCGAATATTATAGTGtctaaaaattagtttttatttataaaaaaattaaaaataaatatttaatttaaaaaatataaaaataaattatttttaaaaaattaaaatttattataaaaaaattaaacaaaatttagACACTAATTTATAAACACTATAAAATTGACCTATTTATAATAGTCAAAAAACACTTGGTCTTTTAAGAAAATATCAACCAGAAAAGATATTTACTCCTTAGTTTTTGTGTTATGAGCTGTATAGGATTTAAAAATGGAAATTGGGATGGCGTTAACTTTCATGATCCGATTGGCGCAAACACGCAACATTTTTCGGATAAAGTAGGAAGAACAATTTGATACTACTTTCTATGTAGAAATTTTAGAGATCAATATTCAATAATATTGTCGGGCTACACAAGTGGATGAAGACTTGAATTTTGTCTTCTTGTCATTGATAATAATTTTACGTTTTTTTTGGACATGATAATAACTTTACTTCAGCTTTAGGCGCTTTACACTACGATTGAGTTGGGCCAATTTTGAGCCCATAGTCCTAATTGTTAGCAGTAGAAATGTTACTACATAAATACCCAAAAAAATGTCACTACATAATTGCCCAAAAAACAATGAAAGAAATGTTACTGCTTACTACTCGACTACTTCTTGTCACCAagagaatatatatatttttatttaatttagtatttattgtTTATACATAATACATTATTAGTCTAAAATAAGTCAAAATATTCACTTTTCCCTTTTTCTAATTCCTAGtttatttttacaaataaattaaaaagtaacATAAATTAGCATAATATAACATCGCTTTTGCTTTTGCTTTTTATTGCTTTACGAATGCTAATAACCTAACACAACACCATGttttgttcttccttttgaaaTGTTTTAATTATACGAGTAAACTGAACAACGGACTAATTagtttttgataaaaaaaggtattaattaaattttctaCGATAATAAATAATGGACATGTATATCTTTTCGTTAATGAATAAtgtaaaacaaaataaaattatccaTGTATTTCGTTATCTAAGGTGGTGCATATTCCATTATTATCACATGAGTataaaaatgatataattttGAACGGCAAAATATTTATTACCTTTTGAGTTTGCATATAACATTTAtcaattcctttttatttattataaatataataaaataggtAAAGTTTTACTCTAAGAGTTATTATCTATATGATGATCTTTCATAAATCAGTTAACAGTACATAAAAACAACACCATTAAATTTTACgtgataaattgataaaaaaactTCATGTGTCCACCATTTGTTATGATGAATGACTAAAttggtacttttttttttcagagtatAATTAGTTTGAAGCCGAAATCTTCAGAAACCTAATTGTTACTCTATTTATATATAGCGACGCTTTTTTTGGCAGGTATATACAGGGACGTTATAATCTGAAAATAGTAGAACAGTGAACAAGTATCAATACAGTTATACAGATGCACAAAATTGAATGggctttattattattttcttttacattGAGATCACGtccaaatttataaaattattggtAATATTGTTAAAgcaaatttaatatattaagtgTTTGGAATAGAATTTGCTTCAAGACCACCATTTGAAGGAAGAATCCAACGAAGCCAAGAAGGAAGCATCACAGGACCAGCACCATGCAAGACGGTTCCGTTGTCGACGGCGGGACACGAGGAAGAAGCAGGTCCAACATGATAGAATCGGGCAGAGAGGGTGGAGAGAAGAGCGAATTCGGGTTTAGGGGTAGGGTTCTAGGCTTGGGCGGGTTCGGGTTGCGGGTTGTGAACCGGGTCAGTCTTCTGGCCGTGGccaagtccaaaaaaaaaaaaaaaggaatagaatttgcttttctttctttaccCTGCTGAATGATACCTTTTTCTTCCTTCTACGAAAGGTTCATTTTAAAATGCATCAATTCTTTTCATCATTATTTTCAATAGTGTTATTTGGAATTACATATATTGTTACATTTTATACCATTCATATCAAACACTTGAGCATGTCATTTTCGAATTATAAAGGGCATGAGTGCCGTGATATATCATATGATTAACATATTCATTTCACATGGTAATGTGAATGGTGATGTTGCATGTTTTTGGTCATGTCTTGTTACTTTGTTAGAATGCTATTTATGCATTGATGCCATTTTCCCTTTCAATGCTAGTGATATTTTCAATGTCCCATTAACATGCAATCCCTTCTCCAATGATCTTActttttaatgaataaattgaATACTATGTTTAGCTGTCATCATAGAAGATATAAACAAGATTCCTTACATTGTTTAATCAAACTCGAGAAAATAATCAGTTTGGTTCTTGAAGTTACACTCGAATATTAAtttagtgtgtgtttggattataGTTTGCAAAttgtataaaattgattttgtaaaattgattttgatcaaAAGTAAGTTAGTGTTAACGTGgtttatgtttggcaatttttatttaaaatggattataataaactaaatattgtttggattacattattcaaaatcacttttaggtGAAAAATTACAGGAAAAAAGACatgaatttaaataattattttatgttattttataattttattttaaatatttaaataaattttaatatttttttagtattttcaaTATTCTTTAGTACTCTAATAGGATTAATAGAATCATAAtacaaagtaaaaaaatatttcatataaaaaaaaataacaataacaataaaaaaaaactcatataaataaaaaaaaacagaaattttataaaaaacaataatatgcATAAGAGagtattagaaaaaatattataaaaaaaaacaaacatatGAATAATGAAGGACATAATTGGTACATACAACATAATTTTTAATCCAACTTAAAAAGTTAAACGGAAAAGTTAGAATTTATAGCTTCTGGTAAACGTTGGTTTAACATAGAAATCGCGTTTAGAGGATAAAAATGTTGCCAAACACAAAGATGAAGCGTTCAAGAAGCTCCAACGCGCTTCTTTCTTCTCCAACGCAAATCCAAACACACCCTTAGTCCTTAAAGTTTTAATTGTTTCAATTTAATCCCTaaacttttcaaattttaatcaTGTTAGTCCTTACAGTGATTTCCGCCACAGAATCAATTGAAAAATTTAGAGACTACATTGagacaattaaaattttaaagactaaattaaaaCTCAAGTATAATTTTAAAGATCAAATTGAGTATTTTCTCATCAAACTCTTATGTAGCTGTCTTGACGCACACAAAGCTATAAGCTCTTGTAGTTGTAGACATGACAAAAACTCATCATTCTCAACAATTTGAAACACAACAAACACTTCACCGGCAATTAATTTGTCTAATCTTAATTATTGAGTTTTGTTccttaattataaatataacaaaCAATTGAAGTGACCGGTTGGACCTAAAACAATTGAGGTAGGTAGGAACGGGAGAGCATAAGTTGAATTAAGGTGTGATGGATAATGTATTAAATTGAATTTGACAAGGTCAATTCTCAGCAACCTACCTACTTGTTTTAAATTctatataaaagaaagaaacttGCCAAATAAACTTTCTTAAATGAGTTTAGTTAGTAAGAGTATAGAATAAACTAAaatgattgaattttttttgtgtgtgtgtgtctaattaaaatgattgattttattactcaAATCTTATCTGTAAAATTTTTACTCTTACATCAATCAATGTCATCAATCATATTCCAACACTAGCTGTTCAACAAGCACGCATGTATGCATATATAATCAAATTGAAAGCATTTAAGACAATAATAATAAGAACTGCTACCACTGGTTTAAAAGAAAATTCTAATCACTGATATTTTTTACTGTACAAAAAATTGTACACCAATTTCTAAAGGATTCCCTAAAGCATCATACAACAATATGGGCACCCCAATCGGTCTAAATTCAATTTAACTGTGCTCTTAGGGACTCCATGAGATTGATACACAAAATGCTACAACATGATCATTACTGAATGTAAGGCTGATAAGTAACACAAATTTGGTCCAAAAGGAACCATCACACAATTCCTTCTGAGGAGAAATTCAAAGCATCAATGGCAATGGAGAGATCAGCTTGCATCACATTATCAGTCTCCTTTTGTTGAGTATCATCCTTGATGGCATTCTCTTCTTTGCGTTCTGCTGCAGCTATACACTCCTGAAATCTAAAGCAACTGATGAGGTGGTCATTTGTTAACCCCACAACCTGCATGAAGGAGTATACGACGGTAGGTCCCACGCTGCGGAACCCCCTCCTCACAAGGTCTTTGCTAATAACATCAGCTTTTGGTGTCTTAACAGGAACCTGTCGTGGATACCGGAACCTGCTAACTATAGGCTTGTGGTTCACAAAACTCCAAATATACTTGTCGAATGACCCAAACTCCTCTATGACCTGGAATCAGCAAAACCTGTAAAGAGTTAGTTGCAATGATAATCATAGCCATAGTGCAAATTATGAAAGAATGCAATTATGGCAGTTCAGTGAAAAATAAAGGGGGCCTTGTTGTGTCTAATAGGTTGGGAAAAAGTATCAAGGTTAGATAGGTGAGTTGGGACATAACAGCTAAGCATGTGGCTAGTTAAAGAATCCAAATAATTAGGTTGCATATCACTGTTGCAAATTAGGTTACAAGAAGCTCAAGTTGTACGATAGATTAATATCATGGTTTGCCCCATATGGGTCATGCAAATTGAATAAGGAGCAGGACCACAACCCAATTACCTTTATTACCTAACCTACCTGATCAAATGATCATTAAACACCAATCTTAGGTCATTCAAACCCTCATCaaaggggaagaaaagataaagaagataaaactattcaATTGAACAACAAAATTTTGATATCCTACTCATATTAATGAGTTAGAAATTTACAGTTACACTCAATTACTTAAGATTAAActctgtgtgtgtgtgagagagagagagagaggggtaAAATGTGTCAGTTATCAGAACAGAATTGAACTATACAATTCTAGCATTTATGTTCAAGTGGGTCCACAATTTTATGACTCAAGCGCAGTCATATGATATACAACTGTTTGTAAACAGTTCGTGAAAAATGAAAGTGCAAGCAGTATAATTCATTAATGCCATTAATGCATTcagtttcttttatttttttaaaacatatttTACTATGGTAATGCGAgggagacaaaaaaaaatagccaaaacttgtcttatttaacattcattaattctagcaacaattaataaatgttaaataagtcaagttctaactatttttgactaatttttttttgttaccaaaCATTTCCGATTTTTCTCCTACTAGCTTGTCTTATTAGGTAGTTCTCCTAGAGATCAATGAAGAAAACAAGGCAacaacattttgaaaaaaaaaattaagccTCCAAACTAGCAACATATTAATTAGTTGACTTCTTTCCTTGCTAGCATATCCTATCGAGGATAAACAGGTTGGAATGCCTTCAGTTAGTGAAAACCCTTTTTATACCCCAGACATATTATTAAATCCAGATACACCTAATTTAGAAAATTGGGTTTAGGTAACGGTAGTTAAACGCGACCAAGCCTATCACATTATTCTGTTAGCTTCCAATGATCCAGCAACTGATAAATCATtttcttataaaataattaataagtgCTTATGAACGAAATGTTCATATTCCATTATGAAATTTGTACAAGACAAGAGAAAACTAATCTACCTTTGATATTTGACGGGCATTCTCAATTGTGGCTCGCAATTTAAGCTCTGAAAGTAAGGAGGTAGCAGCAGTTCCTGGCGCCATCAACTTCTTCTCGTTTAACTTCGACACAGCAATGGGATCAAAGTCTGCAAAAACTTCCCTGCAAAGAACCTTGTTAACAAAAATGATGCTAATAAAGCCACTGCAAAAAATAGCCTTCAGCTGACATAACAGCAAACTATTGCAATTCGCATATCAGAGGCTCATAATGgaaaactttttttaatatatatataacttctaGATAGATCTTACCTAAAAATGTGCCTTTTGCTCAGAATGGCTGGCCAAGTGAGCTCAGACAGAGCACTGGAAAGAACAAGAAGCTCAAATAGTTTCCTACATGAGCCAAAAAGAGTCAAGAAAAATCTAAACGGACAACACTCATGCATTTTCCAACtaacataatattattttcatttgcATCACATACTTGTCGTCGTGTACTGGAACACCCCATTCTTCGTCATGGAAAGTAGCATACCATGGTTCTAGATTATCACCAagtaaaaatagttagaaacaacatgaataaattccattattGTTCAGGACTTGTTTTCTTAATCTCTACTGTCATCCATATCAGGTTTATATCAACAATACAATTGGAATTCCCAGTTTTCTCTTcaaagagaaaaacaactaaCCCATGAAAGCAAGGCACATGCCCATTCATGtcctattatatttatttgccCATAAATGAAGCTCAGAAGCACAAGCAAACAAAAAGTATTCACTTCTCTGAAAACACACCTTAAATAAACCAGAATTCATTCTCAATTTCTAATTTGACATCGAACTATATACAAAGTATAAAATGATATCCAAGTGAATACATATATAGTAAAATCAAAATCCTCAACAACTGAAACTCATCCTGGCCAGAAGTTCAATGGAAATGATCAATGTAAATATTTGTGAGAGTCATCAGCATTTAAAACAATCATAAAAGTTCCATGATGTTATTAACATTAGTATATATGTCTTCTtaagaatgaaaagaaagtGATAGAAGAAGAACAAACCGGTATTATGAGTGACCCAAGCACACCTCTTCTTGGACTGTGAACCATCAGGGGCAGATTCCAACACACCATCAGAAGCAACACTTCTAGGCTTTGACACAGACCGTTTCCTTGGAACTCCCAAGCTATTAGACCTTGTCAATCTCCCAGTCGAAGCTCGGCTGTGGAACGAGTCTGTGGATGCATCAGATGAGCATGAAGCATTCAGAGACAAATTACAGTGCAGCAATTGCTCATGCCTGCGAAGCACAGAAGAAACACTTGCAGAGTGTGACTGAGGAGAAGGTGAGGGATTCACAGCTGAGGACAATTCACATGGTTTCTTCTCCTTCGCCGAAGCAACCTCGTTCCTGGATTTCTCAGCCTTCCTCAGTGGCTTTGTAGCTGGTTTCCTTGAACCAAAAGACCCTGTCTTGTTCCCAGCTGGTACAAGCACAGGCCTTGCCTCTGAATCAGCAACATTCATAGACCTCAATCTAGGAGCCCCCGACATTATTGAACACAAAATCTCTTTGCTTTTTCAACAACCCACCAAAATAACCTCCTTCAAAATTTCAACTTCACCAATAACTCACACGTCCAGTGGATTCTTCAAGCTCTAAATATCCATCATCACTTACCGGAGACGAAATTCACTGAAACCCCGTACTTTTTTTAATCATTTGGAAGCTCAAGAGTCACTGGTACACATTAGCAAACACCTGGCGTGCACACTGCTGACTTATATAGCTTCCAGCACTTTCAACACAGATCTCGGGTTTTCTTCCACCAAAATGAACCCGGAGTATCACTCAGAATCCTCAAATCAACCGAGTACACACTCAGGGCCAACCAAAAATCCCTCAATTTGAGAGCCATTAAGACACTGGACCCTCATTTTCTCAAAGATACAAAATCTCAAATCAGCTCAGAATACGGAAAAGCTTGAAGCTTGATGGACTTAGGAACACAAAAGGGTCAAATCCTCGTAAAATGAATTGACCACTTGAGCAAAGTTAGGGTTTAAAGGGGGTTGCATTCTACACTACTAGCCAgtgatggatttcaaaattAGCTAGTGAAATCCCCAGAAGGATGAGATTCCACTCTGCATTGTGGAAAACGAGAAAACTGTGCACTGCAACCTCATAAGGAACAACAGAAATTTAAAACGGGTGGTTCCTTGAAACTATGGTGCTCATACACATTACTCTGCAAAAGCTCTCATGcttcttttgtttgtttatttattttccagAGAAATAGCAAGGGAAATTCTAGGGGAGAAGAAGAGTttgaaagagaggaagaagaaaattgTGTCAGAGAGAAAGAGGAGTTTGATCTATAAGAACAAAGATGAAATGAGAGAAAATTTTAGGGAGAAGGAGTGAAGTGAGAGAATGGAAGAGTGAGAAGATAGAAGCCAGGAGACagtgaaaataaattttttttttttcaaaaaaaaatactgGAGTTAACCTGAAAATCCCGGTTATGACTTTCTGAACATGTATTTTACCGGCTGTGCCCGGTACGGCGGtaccttttaattattttctctATTAGATTAACAGT
Above is a genomic segment from Arachis stenosperma cultivar V10309 chromosome 1, arast.V10309.gnm1.PFL2, whole genome shotgun sequence containing:
- the LOC130962694 gene encoding uncharacterized protein LOC130962694, with protein sequence MSGAPRLRSMNVADSEARPVLVPAGNKTGSFGSRKPATKPLRKAEKSRNEVASAKEKKPCELSSAVNPSPSPQSHSASVSSVLRRHEQLLHCNLSLNASCSSDASTDSFHSRASTGRLTRSNSLGVPRKRSVSKPRSVASDGVLESAPDGSQSKKRCAWVTHNTEPWYATFHDEEWGVPVHDDKKLFELLVLSSALSELTWPAILSKRHIFREVFADFDPIAVSKLNEKKLMAPGTAATSLLSELKLRATIENARQISKVIEEFGSFDKYIWSFVNHKPIVSRFRYPRQVPVKTPKADVISKDLVRRGFRSVGPTVVYSFMQVVGLTNDHLISCFRFQECIAAAERKEENAIKDDTQQKETDNVMQADLSIAIDALNFSSEGIV